The following are encoded together in the Arcticibacterium luteifluviistationis genome:
- a CDS encoding sensor histidine kinase, whose translation MNNKFFIRLSLSMLFVLLLFGAAMTYISFVTTRNYQEEANQKLHAHLAQFTIDHLETFNEEGTLDTSAIQKVMESMMIINPDVEVYLLDTTGGIMAHVAPYKKVVREEVSLKPVLSFIEDKGQNFIKGDDPRDFAKSKIFSAAPILQNDVLRGYYYIILVSEERESVFAGLLGTYTMDTFLRLLALAVVLALLLGFFIIWYQTKHLSAITNGMAQFESGDFSTRIEKDERSMFSGISETFNDMAGQIQLQFDKIKSIDNFRRELVANISHDLRTPLSIIQGFTETLQLKKNEISEKEESQYLENIGESTKKLKGLVNQLFELSKLENNQIQLEKEPFPLDELAYDLMARYDVLFKEKNIELEFVRNPETQLVYGDISLVERVIQNLVDNALKFTPVGGKIKLEVGSSDTQNVLFSISDTGSGIAEKDLSVIFERYHTETKDQTRVKGTGLGLAIASKIIELHNSSIKVSSKVNQGTSFSFNLPAYVVA comes from the coding sequence ATGAATAATAAGTTTTTCATACGTCTCTCACTTTCTATGTTGTTTGTGTTGCTCCTTTTTGGTGCAGCCATGACGTATATAAGTTTTGTGACTACCCGAAATTATCAAGAAGAAGCCAATCAGAAACTGCATGCACATTTGGCTCAGTTTACTATAGACCATTTGGAGACTTTTAATGAAGAAGGCACATTAGATACTTCTGCCATTCAGAAAGTTATGGAGTCTATGATGATTATAAATCCAGATGTGGAGGTTTATTTGTTAGATACCACTGGCGGAATTATGGCCCATGTAGCACCATATAAAAAAGTGGTACGGGAAGAGGTTAGTTTAAAACCTGTGCTGAGTTTTATAGAAGATAAAGGGCAAAATTTTATCAAAGGAGATGACCCAAGAGACTTTGCTAAGTCAAAGATTTTCTCAGCAGCACCAATTTTACAAAACGATGTGCTTAGGGGTTATTATTATATCATTTTGGTTTCGGAAGAGCGAGAATCTGTTTTTGCAGGACTTTTAGGAACCTATACCATGGATACTTTTTTGAGGTTGCTAGCCTTGGCGGTGGTACTAGCTTTACTGTTAGGTTTCTTCATTATTTGGTATCAAACCAAGCATTTAAGTGCCATTACCAATGGAATGGCTCAGTTTGAATCGGGTGATTTCAGTACTCGGATAGAAAAAGATGAGCGAAGTATGTTTAGCGGAATTTCTGAAACGTTTAATGATATGGCAGGTCAAATTCAATTGCAGTTTGATAAAATAAAGTCGATTGATAATTTTAGAAGAGAACTGGTAGCTAATATTTCTCACGACTTACGTACGCCACTTTCTATCATTCAAGGTTTTACGGAGACTTTGCAGTTGAAAAAGAATGAAATCTCAGAAAAGGAAGAGAGTCAATATCTAGAGAATATTGGAGAGAGTACTAAGAAATTGAAAGGTCTGGTGAATCAACTTTTTGAGCTTTCTAAACTTGAGAATAATCAAATTCAACTAGAAAAAGAGCCCTTTCCTTTGGACGAACTTGCCTATGATTTGATGGCGAGGTATGACGTTTTATTTAAAGAGAAAAATATAGAATTGGAGTTTGTAAGAAACCCTGAAACACAATTAGTTTACGGAGATATTTCTTTGGTAGAAAGGGTGATTCAAAATTTGGTAGATAATGCTCTCAAATTTACTCCAGTAGGAGGTAAGATAAAATTAGAGGTTGGCTCTAGTGATACTCAAAATGTGTTGTTTAGTATCAGTGATACAGGTTCTGGGATAGCAGAGAAAGACCTTTCTGTGATTTTTGAGAGATACCATACCGAAACCAAAGACCAAACTCGTGTAAAGGGAACAGGCTTAGGTTTGGCGATAGCTAGTAAGATTATTGAACTGCATAATAGCAGTATTAAGGTCAGTAGTAAGGTA
- a CDS encoding GAF domain-containing protein — MKSLLLNVSKDSKFGLKDLEAHISIQPLVTFIKRKIANSSSINKAYFESLLVKLEKDTDLQENIPIDKTHEHESIFKEIYNFLVPPASDESDVKLAFSSPLRATPFYGTDSFYNLLLKKESQCLDYEALEEYEPSSKKDIIQVYSLILEKLYGFPQKPTQPAIICIKAPDSTLKKYYKLDVDNTFVKISPKGKLPDFDILELRESWQKDFDVSSILRILPLSQFKFEGFSVIKLEDVTVPQSVEHIKSLIIDRASFENNSYHEEILNSLKNLTGNANLCFDLVPLLKVNDDIVLNPDTLCNSQLFRHTFNGDTAQNIYINFCKEYFKNPCMIFKPSLDTACGGNEFDLKVLKSEFKSMAIIPVLCKKNVVGLLIVYSKEKNAINEMVMGRLHSAISIIAQSLEHDIAEFNQKIETIIREKYTFLQGAVEWKFKEAALHYMEERLNDSLIKNVETIAFKDVYPLYGAIDVRNSTIERNNAQHLDFTFQISALLNTLNYIQKHVKHGLTDKLIARSEKFLDRIVKNEYAGDELKIQAFLDIDINTFISEVKSELTHTATGEMIDKYLSLSEESGTGHLHRRGFENDMQTINSTVNRYLENSKGKLQEDFPTYFEKFRTDGVEYDIYIGQSIEPKKTFKKEYLDKIRKWQLSSMAEIAILNEALLPKLSLPLRTTQLIFINPGSIDISFREDERRFDVEGSYNIRYEVIKKRIDKVKLKGKDERLTQPGKIALVYFDSQTALEYIPYIEDLQAQGLLLDDLELLELEHLQGVNGLKALRVGINLNSETNIVQ; from the coding sequence ATGAAAAGCCTACTACTCAATGTTTCCAAGGATTCTAAATTTGGATTAAAAGATTTAGAAGCTCATATCTCTATACAGCCTCTCGTTACATTTATTAAGAGGAAAATTGCAAATTCAAGCTCCATCAATAAAGCTTATTTTGAAAGCCTACTGGTCAAATTAGAGAAAGACACTGACCTTCAAGAGAATATACCGATTGACAAGACCCACGAACACGAAAGTATTTTTAAAGAAATATATAACTTTTTAGTTCCACCCGCCTCTGACGAATCAGATGTGAAATTAGCTTTTAGTAGTCCTTTAAGAGCTACTCCTTTTTACGGAACAGATTCCTTTTATAATTTACTTTTAAAAAAGGAAAGTCAATGCCTCGACTATGAAGCTTTAGAAGAATACGAACCCTCATCAAAAAAAGACATTATCCAGGTTTATTCTTTAATTCTAGAAAAACTTTACGGTTTCCCTCAGAAACCAACACAGCCAGCCATCATCTGCATCAAAGCCCCTGATTCCACTCTAAAGAAGTATTATAAGCTAGATGTGGATAATACTTTTGTTAAAATAAGCCCAAAAGGGAAGCTTCCCGATTTTGACATTCTGGAATTAAGAGAGTCTTGGCAAAAAGACTTTGACGTAAGCTCCATTTTAAGAATACTACCCTTATCTCAATTTAAATTTGAAGGCTTCTCCGTTATAAAACTTGAAGATGTTACCGTTCCTCAATCAGTGGAACACATCAAAAGCCTTATTATTGACAGGGCTTCTTTTGAAAACAACAGCTACCATGAAGAGATTCTTAATTCTCTAAAAAACCTTACTGGAAACGCTAACCTTTGTTTTGACCTAGTTCCCCTTCTTAAGGTCAACGATGACATAGTTCTGAATCCTGACACACTTTGTAACAGCCAGCTTTTCAGACATACATTTAATGGAGACACTGCACAAAACATTTATATAAATTTCTGCAAAGAGTATTTCAAAAACCCTTGCATGATTTTCAAACCTTCCTTGGATACTGCGTGTGGAGGAAATGAGTTTGACCTGAAGGTTCTAAAAAGCGAATTCAAGTCAATGGCAATCATTCCTGTCTTGTGCAAAAAAAATGTAGTTGGACTATTAATAGTCTACTCCAAAGAAAAAAACGCCATTAATGAAATGGTAATGGGAAGACTTCATTCCGCTATATCCATTATAGCACAGAGTTTGGAACACGATATAGCTGAGTTTAATCAGAAAATAGAAACAATAATTAGAGAAAAGTATACTTTCTTACAAGGGGCCGTGGAATGGAAATTTAAAGAAGCCGCTCTACATTACATGGAAGAAAGGCTTAACGACTCCTTGATAAAGAATGTGGAGACCATTGCTTTTAAGGATGTTTATCCACTTTATGGGGCAATAGATGTTAGAAACTCTACTATTGAAAGAAATAATGCCCAGCATTTAGATTTCACTTTCCAAATAAGTGCTCTACTTAACACCCTCAATTATATCCAGAAACATGTTAAACATGGTTTGACCGATAAATTAATAGCTCGAAGTGAAAAGTTTTTGGACCGAATAGTTAAAAACGAATATGCTGGTGACGAACTAAAAATCCAAGCCTTTTTAGACATTGACATTAACACCTTCATAAGCGAAGTAAAAAGCGAACTTACTCATACCGCTACCGGCGAGATGATTGACAAGTATCTTAGTTTAAGTGAAGAGTCTGGTACAGGACATTTGCATAGAAGAGGTTTTGAAAACGACATGCAAACCATAAACTCCACCGTAAATAGATACCTAGAAAACAGCAAAGGAAAGCTACAAGAAGACTTCCCTACCTATTTTGAAAAATTTAGAACAGACGGCGTAGAGTATGACATTTACATTGGTCAATCAATAGAGCCTAAAAAAACTTTCAAAAAGGAGTATTTAGATAAAATTAGAAAATGGCAACTGAGCTCTATGGCGGAGATTGCGATATTAAACGAAGCATTACTGCCTAAACTCTCTCTACCATTAAGAACCACCCAGTTAATTTTCATTAACCCTGGTTCCATAGATATTAGCTTTAGAGAAGATGAGCGTAGGTTTGATGTAGAAGGCTCTTATAACATTAGATATGAGGTCATCAAAAAACGAATTGATAAAGTTAAATTAAAGGGTAAAGACGAAAGACTTACTCAACCTGGAAAAATAGCCCTGGTGTACTTTGATTCCCAAACTGCTCTTGAATATATTCCGTACATTGAAGATTTACAGGCACAAGGTTTGCTCTTAGATGATTTAGAACTTTTAGAATTAGAACACCTTCAAGGTGTTAATGGCTTAAAAGCTTTAAGAGTAGGTATAAATTTAAATTCTGAAACAAACATAGTTCAATGA
- a CDS encoding Pycsar system effector family protein, translating to MNYQEILDDIENYVSELIKTHADDHLIYHGIKHTQLVVSNAKMLAGYYKLNERDTFIVSASAWFHDTGYCNGTVEEHEERGVDFTIHFLNKYSIDKETLQEIAECIQATTIPQNPKNLLQEIICDADLFHFGTEDFDKFNESMKLETEHCSGEKISDKKWKKSTIKLLEGHTFKTSFGKDILANKKAENIAKLKKKKGKGKTKSKEELPKRPDRGIETMFRISSNNHQRLSDMADNKAHIMVTTTSIILSVVLTILFREMDENQYLFIPNLILSSVCVVTMVFSILATRPTIPNGTFTPEDLSEKRVNLLFFGNFYKMPFEDFSNGMSALMEDRKFLYGSLTRDIYSQGVVLGRKYRLLRIAYNIFMFGVVVSVLAFITMAIIQERNAVQI from the coding sequence ATGAATTATCAAGAAATACTAGACGATATTGAAAACTACGTTAGTGAATTAATTAAAACCCATGCGGACGACCATTTAATTTACCATGGTATAAAACACACACAGCTAGTAGTCTCCAATGCTAAAATGCTGGCAGGCTATTATAAATTAAATGAAAGAGACACTTTTATAGTTTCAGCTTCGGCATGGTTTCATGACACGGGATACTGCAATGGAACAGTGGAGGAACATGAAGAAAGAGGCGTAGATTTTACTATTCATTTCTTAAACAAATACAGCATTGACAAAGAGACTTTGCAGGAAATAGCTGAATGTATACAAGCTACCACTATACCTCAAAACCCAAAAAATCTCTTACAAGAAATCATTTGTGACGCAGACCTTTTCCATTTTGGAACAGAAGACTTTGACAAGTTTAATGAGAGCATGAAACTAGAAACAGAGCACTGCTCTGGAGAAAAGATTTCAGACAAAAAATGGAAAAAAAGCACTATCAAACTATTAGAAGGACATACTTTCAAAACATCATTTGGTAAAGATATATTGGCAAATAAAAAAGCTGAGAATATAGCAAAGCTCAAGAAAAAGAAAGGTAAAGGAAAAACAAAATCTAAAGAAGAGCTTCCTAAAAGACCAGATAGAGGAATTGAAACCATGTTTAGAATAAGCTCAAACAATCATCAAAGACTGAGCGACATGGCTGACAATAAGGCACATATTATGGTTACCACTACTTCTATTATTCTGTCTGTGGTGCTGACAATTCTCTTCAGAGAAATGGACGAGAACCAATACCTCTTCATTCCTAATTTGATTCTTTCTTCAGTTTGTGTAGTTACTATGGTTTTTTCCATTTTAGCCACCAGACCCACCATACCCAATGGTACTTTTACGCCAGAAGATTTGAGCGAAAAAAGGGTCAATCTTCTGTTTTTTGGAAATTTTTATAAAATGCCATTCGAAGATTTTTCTAACGGAATGTCGGCATTAATGGAAGATAGGAAATTTTTATACGGCTCCCTTACACGGGACATTTACTCACAAGGCGTGGTTTTAGGAAGAAAATACAGACTCTTAAGAATAGCCTATAACATTTTCATGTTTGGCGTTGTAGTCTCGGTACTCGCGTTTATAACCATGGCCATCATACAAGAAAGAAACGCCGTCCAAATATGA
- a CDS encoding anti-sigma factor yields MKKGHLKTFALAFMALAFTACDNDDEPVAQNGALTLNIQGLEDLGSEAVYEGWLITPSGPVSTGIFTVNGSGALSQSQFSLDQEILDAGSTFVLTIEPANDADPAPSKIHILAGDFSSTSADLNISHAAALGNDFSTAAGQFILATPSTETMDDETSGIWWLDPSGPTATLTLPTLPEGWVYEGWAVINGTPVSSGTFTSISGADSGEPFKGAGGTPPFPGEDFVANAPSGMTFPTNLQGGAGVISIEPFPDNSPAPFTLKPLVGQIAADAPVHSLLDMGQNLSFPTGTVSK; encoded by the coding sequence ATGAAAAAAGGACACTTAAAAACTTTCGCATTAGCATTTATGGCTTTAGCTTTTACCGCCTGCGACAATGATGACGAGCCCGTAGCACAAAACGGAGCATTAACTTTAAATATTCAAGGTTTAGAAGATTTGGGTTCTGAAGCCGTTTACGAAGGGTGGCTAATTACACCATCAGGCCCAGTTTCTACGGGTATATTCACTGTCAACGGCTCTGGGGCTTTATCTCAATCACAATTTAGTTTAGACCAAGAAATTTTAGACGCGGGTAGCACATTTGTACTAACTATAGAGCCCGCAAACGACGCAGACCCTGCCCCTTCTAAAATTCACATTTTAGCAGGAGACTTTTCTTCTACTTCAGCGGACCTTAACATCAGTCATGCAGCTGCTTTAGGAAATGATTTTTCAACAGCCGCTGGTCAATTCATTTTGGCAACGCCATCAACCGAAACTATGGATGATGAAACAAGCGGAATTTGGTGGTTAGACCCATCTGGTCCAACGGCTACCCTTACTTTACCAACACTTCCAGAAGGATGGGTATATGAAGGCTGGGCAGTAATAAACGGTACACCGGTAAGTAGTGGAACGTTTACTAGCATATCTGGAGCAGACAGCGGCGAACCATTTAAAGGAGCAGGTGGAACACCTCCTTTCCCTGGAGAAGATTTTGTAGCAAACGCTCCATCAGGAATGACATTTCCTACCAACCTTCAAGGTGGTGCTGGCGTAATCAGCATAGAGCCATTTCCAGATAATAGCCCCGCTCCATTTACATTAAAACCTCTTGTAGGTCAAATTGCAGCAGACGCTCCAGTTCACAGCCTATTAGACATGGGACAAAACCTAAGTTTCCCTACTGGTACAGTAAGCAAATAA
- a CDS encoding response regulator transcription factor — protein sequence MPRALVIEDDHKIAELIKIHLKDLHYEIDHTLDGLEGYEMAKKTNYCLIILDLMLPSMDGMEVCRKIRANDIASPIIMVTAKSEEIDRVLGLETGADDYIVKPFGVREFQARVKAVLRRSLGKFENQSSTNNQIIEADGLSIDLDKRSVQKEGIRIELTPKEFDLLSLLAASPGKSFNRQSLLNLVWGYDFEGYEHTVNSHINRVRAKIENDMNKPSYILTSWGYGYRFNENI from the coding sequence ATGCCTAGAGCTTTAGTAATAGAAGACGACCATAAAATAGCCGAATTGATAAAAATCCATTTGAAGGATTTGCATTATGAGATAGACCATACGTTGGATGGTTTAGAAGGATATGAAATGGCAAAAAAGACAAATTACTGCCTAATAATTTTAGATTTAATGCTTCCGTCAATGGATGGAATGGAGGTTTGTAGAAAAATTAGGGCAAATGATATTGCTTCGCCAATAATCATGGTAACCGCAAAATCCGAAGAAATAGACCGCGTGCTAGGTTTAGAAACTGGAGCAGATGATTATATCGTGAAACCATTTGGTGTGAGAGAATTTCAAGCGAGGGTAAAAGCAGTTTTGCGGAGGTCTTTAGGGAAGTTTGAAAATCAATCTTCTACAAATAATCAGATTATTGAAGCTGATGGTTTAAGTATTGATTTAGACAAACGTTCCGTTCAAAAGGAAGGAATAAGAATAGAACTTACACCAAAGGAGTTTGATTTGCTTTCGCTTTTGGCGGCTAGTCCAGGAAAGAGTTTTAATCGTCAAAGCCTCCTGAATTTAGTTTGGGGCTATGATTTTGAGGGTTATGAACATACGGTCAATTCTCATATCAACAGAGTTCGTGCTAAAATAGAAAATGACATGAACAAGCCCAGTTACATTTTGACAAGCTGGGGATACGGTTATCGTTTCAACGAAAATATTTAG